From the genome of Aspergillus chevalieri M1 DNA, chromosome 8, nearly complete sequence, one region includes:
- the DNM1 gene encoding dynamin-related GTPase DNM1 (COG:U;~EggNog:ENOG410PF9U;~InterPro:IPR019762,IPR011993,IPR022812,IPR027417, IPR003130,IPR001401,IPR000375,IPR030381,IPR020850;~PFAM:PF00350,PF01031,PF02212;~go_function: GO:0003924 - GTPase activity [Evidence IEA];~go_function: GO:0005525 - GTP binding [Evidence IEA]), with the protein MASLGEDLLVTVNKLQDLVFNTIGNDSLDLPQIVVVGSQSSGKSSVIENIVGRDFLPRGSGIVTRRPLILQLINIPSERHDRPGSDEVHVPHTAASVAGQNEWAEFHHLPGRKFDDFASVKQEIEAETARIAGSNKGINRQPINLKIFSPHVLNLTLVDLPGLTKVPIGDQPSDIEKQTRTLILEYIAKPNSIILAVSPANVDLVNSEALKLARQVDPMGRRTIGVLTKLDLMDHGTNAMDILSGRVYPLKLGFIGVVNRSQHDIQAGKSLADALQGEADFFRHHPAYRNMANRCGTHFLAKTLNTTLMAHIRDRLPDIKARLNTLMGQTQQELASYGNKQFSGKEHRGSLILQLMTRFASSFISSIDGTSSEISTKELCGGARIYYIFNSVFGNSLETVDPTHNLSLSDIRTAIRNSTGPRPSLFVPELAFDLLVKPQIKLLEAPSQRCVELVYEELIKVCHTCGSQELLRFPRLQGKLIEVVSDLLRERLGPCSGYVESLISIQRAYINTNHPNFLGATAAMSSIIQNKQEQERKAALAEDRKRRERRRNKELGGINGAAPQEDEEDQLSEQKAQNIPVRSQSAKGNRSMSPNFGKSGENGIAAALNGAHSSPHAGFGASNTTRDSFLNYFFGKDGVQSASSLPPPSSHQNKQANYPSEPSISQSIRRPELRSPVMPPEELAVPPEYGSDMLPFPNESSEPSLTDREVLETELIRRLISSYFNIVRETIADQVPKAIMHLLVNHSKDVVQNRLVSELYKEDLFADLLHEDDGIKAEREKCERLLETYKEAAKIVGEVL; encoded by the exons ATGGCTTCACTAGGAGAGGATTTGCTTGTCACTGTCAACAAGCTGCAAGATCTGGTCTTCAATACAATTGGGAATGACTCTTTGGATTTACCACAGATT GTCGTGGTAGGTTCTCAGTCATCAGGCAAATCCTCTGTGATCGAAAATATCGTTGGTAGGGATTTTCTACCAAGAGGGAGTGGCATAGTCACTAGACGGCCATTGATCCTACAACTTATAAACATACCCAGTGAACGCCATGACAGACCTGGTAGTGATGAAGTCCACGTACCGCATACAGCCGCCAGTGTAGCCGGTCAAAATGAGTGGGCTGAGTTCCATCATCTTCCAGGTCGCAAGTTCGATGACTTCGCTTCGGTCAAGCAAGAGATCGAAGCCGAAACTGCGAGGATTGCAGGAAGCAACAAAGGCATCAACAGACAACCCATCAATCTGAAGATATTCTCTCCTCACGTCCTCAACCTGACCTTGGTTGACCTTCCTGGTCTGACAAAAGTGCCGATTGGAGATCAACCCTCCGACATTGAGAAACAAACCCGAACATTGATTCTAGAGTACATTGCGAAACCAAACAGCATTATTCTCGCGGTCTCTCCGGCCAACGTTGACCTCGTGAACTCCGAAGCCTTGAAGCTTGCTCGTCAGGTAGATCCAATGGGCCGGAGGACAATCGGCGTTCTGACGAaattggatttgatggaTCACGGTACTAACGCAATGGATATTCTTTCCGGTCGTGTTTATCCACTTAAACTCGGCTTTATCGGTGTGGTCAACCGATCCCAGCATGACATCCAAGCGGGCAAGTCTCTAGCGGATGCGCTACAAGGCGAAGCTGACTTCTTTCGGCACCACCCGGCTTATCGAAACATGGCAAATCGATGCGGAACGCATTTCCTGGCGAAAACATTGAATACCACCCTGATGGCTCATATTCGTGATCGATTGCCGGACATTAAAGCGCGCCTAAACACGCTTATGGGCCAGACCCAACAGGAGCTTGCCAGTTACGGTAATAAGCAGTTCAGTGGGAAAGAGCATCGTGGGTCATTGATACTGCAGCTCATGACCCGTTTTGCTTCTTCTTTCATTTCTTCCATTGACGGAACATCATCCGAGATATCGACGAAAGAGCTCTGCGGTGGTGCGCGCATATATTATATATTCAATTCTGTCTTTGGGAACTCGCTCGAGACAGTCGATCCCACACATAATCTGTCGCTTTCGGATATCAGAACTGCCATCCGCAACTCAACTGGGCCGCGTCCCAGCCTCTTCGTCCCGGAACTTGCATTTGATCTGCTTGTCAAACCCCAAATTAAATTACTGGAAGCGCCTAGTCAAAGATGTGTCGAACTTGTCTATGAGGAACTCATTAAAGTCTGCCACACATGTGGCTCTCAAGAACTTCTGCGATTTCCGCGCCTTCAAGGCAAACTTATCGAAGTTGTTTCTGATCTTCTTCGTGAACGCCTAGGGCCTTGTTCGGGATACGTTGAATCGTTGATTTCTATTCAACGAGCTTACATCAACACAAATCATCCCAACTTCCTTGGCGCTACCGCTGCAATGTCATCCATCATTCAGAATAAGCAGGAACAGGAGAGAAAAGCGGCTCTAGCAGAGGATAGGAAAAGACGCGAAAGACGACGAAATAAGGAGCTGGGTGGCATCAACGGGGCTGCACCtcaggaagatgaggaggatcagTTATCCGAACAAAAAGCACAAAACATCCCTGTCAGAAGTCAGTCAGCCAAAGGTAACAGGAGCATGTCTCCCAATTTTGGCAAGTCAGGAGAAAACGGCATCGCGGCGGCCCTCAACGGGGCGCATTCGAGCCCTCATGCAGGGTTTGGAGCTTCAAACACGACGCGCGATTCATTCCTGAACTATTTCTTTGGCAAAGACGGTGTGCAAAGCGCTTCCTCTCTGCCCCCACCATCTTCACACCAAAACAAGCAAGCAAATTACCCTAGCGAACCAAGTATTAGCCAAAGTATTCGCCGACCGGAGTTGCGCTCTCCCGTGATGCCACCTGAAGAACTTGCAGTTCCACCTGAGTACGGCAGTGATATGCTTCCATTT CCCAATGAGAGCTCGGAGCCAAGCCTTACTGATCGTGAGGTCTTGGAGACCGAGTTAATCCGCCGATTGATTTCGTCGTATTTCAACATCGTCAGGGAGACGATTGCTGACCAGGTTCCCAAAGCCATTATGCATCTATTGGTCAATCACAGTAAAGATGTTGTGCAAAATAGGCTTGTCAGTGAACTATACAAGGAGGATTTGTTTGCGGACTTGCTtcatgaagatgatggcATCAAggcagaaagagagaagtGTGAGAGACTTCTGGAGACCTACAAGGAAGCAGCCAAAATCGTGGGTGAGGTTCTCTAA
- a CDS encoding putative actin binding protein (COG:Z;~EggNog:ENOG410PJW6;~InterPro:IPR002108,IPR036028,IPR035718,IPR035719, IPR001452,IPR029006;~PFAM:PF14604,PF00241,PF07653,PF00018;~go_function: GO:0003779 - actin binding [Evidence IEA];~go_function: GO:0005515 - protein binding [Evidence IEA]), with the protein MATLNLSTNGPSISKSYQTVVNATLPTGPSSSPTYAQWAVFSVSSPLVNVFQQDSGNKESVLKVQSSGDGELLELIDEFSEGKVQFAYVKVRDPNTGLPKNVLIAWCGEGVPERTKGYFTSHLSAVSKFLHGYHVQITARSDGDLTPEGIVQKVADSSGSKYSSATEPPVVTATPKPPIATKPVFTPVRTGGAGPSTAPRISRPGVANKDVDDDGWGPDAPPVTRTQLEKVQPAYAPTKVNMQELKSGRQATTEKSVERPTQDSGDVVKGGYQPIGKVDIAAIRRQAREAGELKDDRPAPVKGAYEPVGKVDIAAIRARAQPSTDVTAPAGANTSDSAASQRGPEPAATLATVPGSSGRLTSLPKPKVSNRVAPSPAFTATKPPVPTDVVSKPPPAAAAQVGSASRTFADEGGKTPSQLWAERKAKAQGAGGVPTEQQGENANIDKVWPPVQTAHTGPSDSYGQATESVANEKADIETEVPRQSVGAIRDQFAQSASKPIPLDTKPTDTQSTRPVPIPNLPTGPTEEVEHEPETHQNIPSPPQQPRSPSPPSPPVREASPIRVAMPVGRGVTDAHDEQYSPPPALPSESLQQAVPDERDLEDSTHDTGRAVAEITAGHGLQAGGGIKALVQYDYEKAEDNEIDLKEGEYVTDIEMVDKDWWLGMNTHGEKGLFPSNYVEALEDDHPVEPALGSQEYGHEADLPAALADQSAAPSSVQDAVKGPTATALYDYEAAEDNELSFPENAEITKIEFPDDDWWLGEFGGKKGLFPANYVQLNDS; encoded by the exons ATGGCGACTCTGAATCTCTCAACCAATGGCCCTTCGATATCGAAGAGCTATCAAACTGTGGTCAATGCCACCCTTCCCACCGGTCCTTCAAGCTCACCAACGTATGCTCAATGGGCTGTTTTCTCCGTTTCATCCCCACTTGTCAATGTTTTTCAGCAAGATTCTGGAAACAAGGAGAGTGTCTTGAAGGTTCAGAGCAGTGGAG ACGGCGAATTACTCGAACTTATTGATGAGTTCTCAGAGGGAAAAGTGCAGTTTGCATATGTGAAGGTCCGGGATCCGAATACTGGGCTTCCCAAAAACGTCCTCATTGCATGGTGTGGAGAAGGTGTGCCTGAACGAACAAAAGGATACTTTACCAGCCAtctgtcggcggtctctaaGTTTCTACAT ggttacCATGTTCAAATCACCGCTCGTTCCGATGGCGATCTGACCCCTGAAGGAATCGTACAGAAAGTTGCAGATTCGTCAGGCTCCAAATACTCTTCGGCGACGGAACCCCCTGTGGTAACTGCCACACCCAAACCCCCAATTGCAACAAAGCCTGTTTTCACCCCGGTTCGCACTGGTGGTGCCGGGCCAAGCACGGCACCACGTATTTCGAGACCCGGAGTTGCCAACAAGgatgttgatgatgatggatggggGCCTGATGCACCACCCGTTACCAGGACACAGCTTGAAAAAGTCCAGCCAGCCTACGCGCCTACCAAAGTAAACATGCAAGAGCTGAAATCCGGGAGACAGGCAACGACGGAAAAGAGCGTTGAGCGACCCACTCAGGATAGTGGCGATGTTGTCAAGGGCGGATATCAACCAATTGGAAAAGTGGACATTGCTGCTATACGAAGACAAGCGCGTGAAGCGGGAGAGCTCAAGGATGACCGCCCTGCGCCTGTTAAAGGCGCATACGAGCCTGTTGGTAAAGTGGATATCGCTGCTATCCGTGCGAGGGCACAGCCATCAACTGATGTTACAGCACCCGCTGGAGCCAACACTAGCGATTCGGCTGCCTCCCAAAGGGGCCCTGAACCAGCAGCGACGCTTGCCACAGTACCTGGTTCTTCTGGGCGCCTGACAAGCCTACCCAAACCAAAAGTATCCAACAGGGTTGCTCCGAGTCCAGCATTCACGGCAACAAAGCCACCTGTTCCCACTGATGTTGTGTCAAAACcgcctcctgctgctgctgcgcagGTGGGTAGTGCAAGCAGAACCTTTGCTGATGAGGGTGGCAAGACACCTTCCCAACTATGGGCGGAAAGGAAGGCCAAGGCACAGGGTGCCGGTGGTGTGCCAACGGAACAGCAGGGCGAAAATGCAAATATCGATAAAGTCTGGCCACCGGTTCAAACTGCACATACCGGTCCCAGTGATTCTTATGGGCAAGCTACTGAGTCGGTTGCGAACGAGAAAGCAGATATTGAGACTGAAGTGCCCCGTCAGAGCGTCGGTGCTATTCGAGACCAGTTTGCGCAGTCGGCTTCAAAGCCAATTCCTTTAGACACGAAGCCCACTGACACACAAAGCACACGACCAGTGCCTATTCCTAACTTGCCGACCGGTCCTACGGAAGAAGTCGAACACGAGCCTGAAACCCACCAAAACATCCCGAGCcctcctcaacaacctcGATCGCCAAGTCCCCCATCTCCGCCAGTACGTGAGGCTTCGCCAATTCGCGTTGCCATGCCCGTGGGACGCGGAGTCACAGACGCCCATGATGAGCAGTACTCACCCCCTCCCGCTTTGCCGTCAGAAAGCCTTCAGCAAGCCGTTCCAGACGAAAGGGACCTTGAAGATAGTACCCACGACACGGGTCGTGCAGTGGCTGAGATTACGGCGGGACATGGCTTGCAagctggtggtggtattaAAGCCCTTGTTCAATATGACTATGAAAAGGCCGAAGATAATGAAATTGATCTGAAGGAAGGAGAGTATGTGACGGATATTGAGATGGTTGATAAGGATTGGTGGTTGGGTATGAACACCCATGGGGAGAAGGGTCTGTTTCCGAGTAATTACGTTGAAGCTTTGGAGGACGACCATCCAGTTGAACCAGCATTAGGGTCACAGGAATATGGGCACGAAGCAGATCTTCCAGCGGCTTTAGCTGACCAGTCCGCCGCTCCCTCATCAGTGCAAGACGCAGTGAAGGGACCGACGGCCACAGCATTGTACGACTATGAAGccgcagaagataatgagttGAGCTTCCCAGAGAATGCTGAAATCACCAAGATT GAATTCCCCGACGATGACTGGTGGCTTGGCGAGTTTGGCGGTAAAAAGGGTCTGTTCCCAGCCAACTATGTTCAGCTTAACGACAGCTGA
- a CDS encoding uncharacterized protein (COG:S;~EggNog:ENOG410PNZE) — protein MRMNYRRVQFEPNPFFPTHNFTHPFPPRRFTPQLIETARRSFRRDTSYDRYHSDPPKSQAEDTYIDTVGDQSSCSSLAHRGIQKSYPVNISSFSEITSDHSESSSGLGLPSLSSSTSTDDSINRSKIEEQRRESCDERFSAYLLSLAAQSADRQLKKQTLAAFPDEQVPQNISHSSIDTSYNEKSVPYTEKERIATFHGTSSDDLSRKFQHICRRHMGETKSTGLAMVEAKERGTSTAVHQIINTVREIQDNVDENWQSGAIMTCPTSPPLLGNDIVFPRSLSPERTINDIGNATRQRINLDQPCRGHGGLWSANLNVGNNRGDGLWMGTCRRASESDGNIHELILTEPIIPVRGHQDESSASSDVTSEHGAHPFSPSIRHRYTDDVGRELNAQDEFNDAVHDEFVTQIYNYLSLGYPCVAHCYDHELSRISNIPINDLRQDDLHTDSKGYVGVVEGTPGNIWSTGQACLRWLALRVYIQEWTKEQPWVAEDDSDIIEAWGDWEC, from the coding sequence ATGCGAATGAATTACCGACGAGTTCAATTTGAACCAAATCCATTCTTTCCTACACACAACTTCACACATCCATTTCCACCAAGACGATTTACACCCCAGCTCATAGAAACCGCCAGGCGTTCGTTTCGAAGAGACACCTCTTATGATCGATATCACAGTGACCCGCCAAAGTCGCAGGCAGAAGATACATATATAGATACTGTCGGTGACCAGTCTTCATGTTCATCACTGGCTCATCGAGGTATTCAGAAGAGTTACCCGGTCAACATTTCAAGCTTCTCCGAAATCACTTCCGATCATAGCGAGAGTTCCAGCGGTTTGGGTCTACCATCACTATCTTCATCTACATCGACGGATGACTCAATAAACCGATCCAAAATTGAAGAGCAGCGTCGGGAGAGCTGTGATGAACGGTTTTCGGCGTATCTCCTTTCTTTAGCTGCACAATCGGCCGACAGGCAGTTGAAAAAGCAAACGCTTGCGGCTTTCCCCGATGAACAAGTTCCTCAAAACATAAGCCATTCTTCCATTGATACAAGCTACAACGAAAAGTCCGTTCCATACACCGAGAAGGAGCGGATTGCTACCTTTCATGGTACATCCTCTGATGACTTGTCGCGGAAATTCCAACATATCTGCCGACGACACATGGGCGAAACGAAGTCGACAGGCCTGGCCATGGTGGAGGCTAAAGAAAGGGGTACATCGACCGCAGTTCATCAAATTATAAATACCGTCCGAGAGATTCAGGACAACGTTGATGAAAACTGGCAAAGCGGTGCTATCATGACGTGCCCTACGAGCCCACCTTTGCTTGGAAATGACATTGTTTTCCCCCGAAGTCTATCTCCTGAAAGAACGATAAATGATATCGGAAATGCGACTCGCCAGCGAATAAATCTCGACCAACCATGTCGCGGCCATGGGGGGTTGTGGAGTGCAAACCTAAACGTTGGTAACAACCGCGGTGATGGTCTTTGGATGGGAACATGCCGCAGAGCCAGTGAGAGTGATGGGAATATACACGAATTAATCCTAACAGAGCCGATAATACCCGTCCGGGGTCATCAGGACGAATCTTCCGCTTCCTCTGATGTAACATCTGAGCACGGAGCGCATCCCTTTAGCCCTTCCATAAGACATAGGTATACTGATGACGTGGGCAGGGAGCTCAACGCTCAGGATGAATTCAACGATGCGGTTCACGATGAATTTGTTACGCAGATTTATAATTACCTTTCGTTGGGCTACCCGTGTGTTGCACATTGTTATGATCATGAGCTCAGCAGAATTTCTAACATACCTATAAATGATCTTCGACAAGATGACTTGCACACTGATTCTAAAGGTTATGTTGGCGTGGTTGAAGGCACTCCTGGGAACATATGGTCTACTGGACAGGCATGCCTGCGCTGGTTAGCCTTGCGCGTGTATATACAGGAATGGACCAAAGAACAGCCTTGGGTGGCTGAAGATGACAGTGATATTATTGAGGCGTGGGGTGATTGGGAATGTTGA
- the AMD1 gene encoding AMP deaminase (BUSCO:EOG09260BYL;~COG:F;~EggNog:ENOG410PGKE;~InterPro:IPR006329,IPR001365,IPR032466,IPR006650;~PFAM:PF00962;~TransMembrane:1 (o652-669i);~go_function: GO:0003876 - AMP deaminase activity [Evidence IEA];~go_function: GO:0019239 - deaminase activity [Evidence IEA];~go_process: GO:0009168 - purine ribonucleoside monophosphate biosynthetic process [Evidence IEA];~go_process: GO:0032264 - IMP salvage [Evidence IEA]), whose amino-acid sequence MSPSQASMSYTEGDVSRQNEDLSKSHDTASNGSMTVSSEDEIDSEEHGRSNAASMNPPGDILPRDRQQKTPTYDYAYEKSMSHAEAKLFYHHHQLASRGGDFENLQTPASPNHHSGDIEAEDKKMPIMDSRDQLSAGAVNGLLEPQSVRPLQTLAPTGQQTSPAPKSEGNLNAAEQLSKLHTSHSDINPDQKLYHSSAGGIQTPNPWLGPSQDTMNLRSDSDAVATELNAIYSRIRGLLDRRSHYIRLSVQGDGDNPKDHTGWRVYPPPPEPAWDGEKDTGNPGDTSHGSQKRRKMGQDIGEDFDMAELMPLPGESHEVFRLDQNSVYQVYETAEAADLREAIVQIPSLRDFYMDLEAVIDVSSDGPAKSFAFKRLSYLEGKFQLYALLNEYQEIADSKKVPHRDFYNVRKVDTHVHHSACMNQKHLLRFIKSKMKKSPDEVVLFRDGKHLTLREVFESIKLTAYDLSIDTLDMHAHTDSFHRFDKFNLKYNPVGESRLREIFLKTDNYIKGRYLAEITKEVISDLESSKYQMVEWRISIYGRSIHEWDKLAAWVVDNKLFSPNVRWLIQVPRLYDVYKASGMMENFEQVITNVFLPLFEVTKDPRSHPKLHVFLQRVVGFDSVDDESKAERRFYRKYPVPRDWDTKQNPPYSYWIYFMFANIASLNIWRKRRGFNTFVLRPHCGEAGDPDHLAVGFLCCHSISHGILLRKVPLLQYLFYLDQIGIAMSPLSNNALFLTYDKNPCASFFRRGLNISLSTDDPLQFAFTKEPLIEEYSVAAQIYKFSAVDMCELAKHSVEQSGFELSLKERWLGDDCCLPGVAGNNVAKSNVPDIREAYRHDTLLAELMLIARYSASAATSGITDPANRNLPINLSQTTYSSPLIPNMPNFHASSRVTAAEGLACSSGRGTGSTPNNPQYPSQFGVQSPVTTANFLSQDLQTSQSSGHFLSESPMLTSGTGSVGPATGTDNLPEQKIFPGVVHERAQRSSKFNRPAAEDSKGQ is encoded by the exons ATGAGCCCATCACAGGCCAGTATGTCTTACACTGAAGGCGACGTTTCTCGCCAGAACGAGGACCTTTCAAAGAGCCATGACACAGCGTCGAATGGATCGATGACGGTTTCCAGCGAAGATGAGATCGACTCTGAAGAGCATGGACGGTCCAATGCAGCTTCAATGAACCCACCTGGTGATATCCTGCCAAGAGATAGACAACAGAAGACGCCTACGTATGACTATGCATATGAGAAATCAATGAGCCACGCTGAGGCAAAGCTTttctatcatcatcaccagttGGCGTCACGAGGTGGTGACTTCGAAAACTTGCAAACTCCAGCGAGCCCTAATCATCACAGCGGCGACATCGAAGCAGAGGACAAGAAGATGCCGATTATGGACAGCAGAGACCAATTGTCTGCAGGTGCCGTAAATGGTCTCCTCGAACCGCAATCTGTCCGGCCTTTGCAAACTTTAGCGCCTACCGGCCAACAgacttctccagcacctaaATCTGAAGGAAACCTCAATGCTGCCGAGCAACTGTCTAAACTTCATACATCGCATTCTGATATCAATCCCGACCAAAAGCTCTATCATTCATCAGCGGGTGGCATTCAAACACCCAATCCATGGCTGGGACCCTCTCAAGATACAATGAACCTCAGGTCTGATAGCGACGCGGTTGCAACTGAGTTGAATGCCATATACAGCAGAATACGAGGCTTGCTTGATCGCAGGTCGCATTATATTCGGCTTTCGGTACAAGGGGACGGTGATAACCCGAAAGACCATACTGGTTGGAGGGTTTACCCGCCACCCCCAGAGCCGGCTTGGGATGGTGAAAAAGATACAGGGAACCCCGGGGATACTTCTCATGGGAGTCAGAAACGAAGGAAGATGGGCCAGGACATTGGGGAGGACTTTGACATGGCAGAACTTATGCCGCTCCCTGGGGAATCACACGAAGTCTTCAGGTTGGATCAGAACAGTGTGTATCAAGTCTATGAAACGGCCGAGGCAGCGGATTTGCGTGAGGCTATCGTGCAGATACCCTCATTGCGTGACTTTTACATGGACCTTGAGGCCGTTATCGACGTATCCTCGGACGGGCCTGCCAAAAGCTTTGCTTTCAAACGCCTTTCTTATCTTGAAGGGAAATTTCAGCTCTACGCATTGCTGAATGAATATCAAGAAATAGCCGATAGCAAGAAAGTGCCCCATCGCGACTTTTATAACGTTCGAAAAGTTGATACACATGTTCACCATTCAGCTTGCATGAACCAAAAACATCTTCTCCGATTTATCAAAAGCAAAATGAAGAAATCACCAGACGAGGTCGTTCTTTTCAGAGATGGGAAACATCTTACATTGAGAGAGGTATTTGAAAGTATCAAACTGACTGCGTATGACCTAAGTATCGATACGCTTGATATGCAT GCGCACACTGATTCCTTTCATCGATTTGATAAATTCAATCTCAAGTATAATCCTGTGGGAGAGTCACGACTACGCGAGATTTTTTTGAAGACGGACAACTACATCAAAGGCCGCTATCTGGCGGAAATAACCAAAGAAGTCATTTCCGACTTGGAATCTAGCAAGTATCAAATGGTGGAATGGCGTATTTCCATTTACGGAAGATCAATACATGAATGGGACAAGCTTGCTGCCTGGGTAGTAGATAACAAGCTATTCTCGCCGAATGTCCGCTGGCTTATCCAGGTCCCCCGTCTTTACGATGTGTACAAAGCGAGTGGTATGATGGAGAATTTCGAACAAGTCATAACGAATGTCTTTCTGCCATTGTTTGAGGTAACGAAAGACCCTCGCAGCCATCCCAAACTGCATGTTTTCCTCCAACGTGTTGTTGGATTTGACAGCGTCGACGACGAAAGCAAAGCGGAGCGTCGTTTCTACCGGAAATACCCAGTGCCAAGGGACTGGGATACGAAACAGAACCCGCCGTATAGCTATTGGATCTATTTCATGTTTGCCAATATCGCGTCTCTCAATATCTGGCGTAAAAGGCGCGGGTTCAATACCTTCGTCCTCAGGCCGCATTGTGGGGAGGCTGGAGACCCTGATCATCTTGCAGTGGGTTTTCTTTGCTGCCATAGCATCAGCCATGGGATATTACTGCGAAAGGTTCCCTTGCTACAATATCTGTTCTACCTTGATCAGATCGGTATTGCTATGTCGCCACTCAGTAACAATGCGCTGTTCCTTACCTATGACAAAAATCCGTGTGCCAGTTTCTTCAGACGAGGTTTGAATATATCTTTGTCTACCGACGATCCATTGCAATTTGCTTTTACCAAAGAACCATTGATAGAAGAATACTCAGTTGCTGCACAGATATACAAGTTCAGTGCAGTGGACATGTGTGAGCTTGCTAAACATTCAGTTGAGCAGAGTGGGTTCGAGCTCTCTTTGAAAGAAAGGTGGCTAGGCGACGATTGTTGTTTGCCGGGCGTTGCGGGAAATAATGTCGCCAAAAGCAATGTCCCTGATATACGTGAAGCATACAGACATGATACCTTACTTGCGGAGTTGATGCT GATTGCGAGATATTCTGCATCTGCAGCCACCAGCGGCATAACAGACCCGGCAAATCGTAATCTTCCCATTAACCTGTCACAAACTACATATTCATCTCCATTGATCCCCAATATGCCGAACTTTCACG CTTCGTCACGAGTCACTGCTGCTGAGGGCCTAGCCTGTTCATCAGGGCGCGGTACTGGATCAACTCCGAATAACCCTCAATATCCGTCTCAATTTGGGGTTCAGAGTCCAGTTACTACAGCGAACTTCCTCAGCCAGGACCTACAAACCTCCCAGTCGTCAGGCCATTTTCTTAGTGAATCACCCATGTTAACCAGTGGTACTGGTTCTGTAGGGCCAGCAACTGGGACCGACAACTTGCCAGAGCAAAAGATCTTCCCCGGTGTTGTACACGAACGAGCCCAAAGGAGCAGCAAGTTCAATCGTCCAGCAGCAGAAGATAGTAAAGGCCAATAA